The Manis javanica isolate MJ-LG chromosome 4, MJ_LKY, whole genome shotgun sequence genome contains a region encoding:
- the PSMB4 gene encoding proteasome subunit beta type-4: MEVFLESRAGHWAGGPALGQFYCVPPTAGPFAGAGPTLQGCPLTRTQSPMVTGTSVLGVKFEGGVVIAADMLGSYGSLARFRNISRIMQVNKSTMLGASGDYADFQYLKQVLGQMVIDEELLGDGHSYSPRAIHSWLTRAMYSRRSKMNPLWSTMVIGGYANGESFLGYVDMLGVAYEAPSLATGYGAYLAQPLLREILEKQPVLSQTEARELVERCMRVLYYRDARSYNRFQIATVTEKGVEIDGPLSAETNWDIAHMISGFE, from the exons ATGGAGGTCTTCTTGGAATCGCGAGCCGGACACTGGGCCGGGGGTCCGGCCCTGGGGCAGTTTTACTGCGTCCCGCCTACGGCCGGGCCCTTCGCGGGCGCGGGGCCCACGCTGCAAGGGTGTCCGCTTACACGCACCCA gagCCCCATGGTGACGGGGACCTCGGTCCTGGGAGTTAAGTTTGAGGGCGGagtggtgattgcagcagatatGCTGGGCTCCTACGGCTCCTTGGCTCGTTTCCGCAACATATCTCGCATTATGCAAGTCAACAAGAGCACCATGCTGGGGGCTTCCGGAGACTACGCTGATTTCCAGTATTTGAAGCAAGTTCTCGGCCAGATGGT GATTGATGAGGAGCTGTTGGGAGATGGACACAGCTATAGCCCTAGAGCTATTCACTCGTGGCTGACCAGGGCCATGTACAGTCGACGCTCCAAGATGAACCCCCTGTGGAGCACCATGGTCATTGGAGGCTATGCCAATGGAGAGAG CTTCCTTGGTTATGTGGACATGCTAGGTGTAGCCTATGAAGCCCCTTCTCTGGCCACTGGTTATGGTGCGTACTTGGCCCAG CCTCTGCTGCGAGAAATTCTGGAGAAGCAGCCAGTGCTGAGCCAGACTGAGGCTCGAGAGCTAGTGGAACGCTGCATGCGAGTGCTGTACTACCGAGATGCCCGTTCTTATAATAGG tttcaaaTCGCCACTGTAACTGAAAAAGGTGTTGAAATAGATGGACCACTGTCTGCAGAGACCAACTGGGATATTGCCCACATGATCAG TGGCTTTGAATGA